One genomic region from Leptolyngbyaceae cyanobacterium JSC-12 encodes:
- a CDS encoding D-Ala-D-Ala carboxypeptidase (IMG reference gene:2510096651~PFAM: D-alanyl-D-alanine carboxypeptidase) encodes MDDIPIAQRETPAVVPTSKFKKSYLIGGLAAVGTVALATGAFVSVQLQRSQISSASMASVVAKSGNATASPAPVASPASKNPVEDTVLGHYRYPEAPQSSLVPIVADGSIKMRKTAAKAYQEMEAAARRDGVILVPISGFRSLTDQNYLFFGKKAERGQATSERAKVSAPPGYSEHHTGYAIDIGDGNAPATHLSPAFENTAAFKWLKANAAFYSFELSFPEGNLQGVMYEPWHWRYVGDSHSLETFFKARPKK; translated from the coding sequence ATGGATGATATTCCGATCGCTCAGCGAGAAACTCCTGCGGTTGTGCCAACATCAAAATTCAAAAAGTCCTACTTAATCGGGGGCTTGGCGGCAGTTGGTACAGTTGCCTTAGCAACAGGTGCCTTTGTTTCAGTGCAGCTTCAGCGATCGCAAATTTCGTCTGCCAGTATGGCATCAGTTGTTGCGAAATCAGGGAATGCAACCGCTTCTCCTGCTCCCGTTGCTAGTCCAGCGTCAAAAAATCCAGTTGAAGATACGGTTTTAGGACACTACCGTTATCCAGAAGCACCTCAATCGTCTCTAGTGCCTATCGTTGCTGATGGCAGTATTAAAATGCGTAAAACTGCTGCCAAAGCGTATCAGGAGATGGAGGCGGCAGCGCGGCGAGATGGAGTTATTTTGGTGCCTATTTCTGGGTTTCGATCACTGACGGATCAGAATTATTTGTTTTTTGGCAAGAAGGCAGAACGCGGGCAGGCGACGTCTGAGCGGGCAAAGGTGAGTGCACCTCCAGGCTACAGCGAACATCACACAGGCTACGCGATCGATATCGGGGATGGAAATGCGCCTGCAACCCATCTCAGCCCAGCATTTGAAAATACAGCAGCGTTCAAATGGCTAAAGGCAAATGCAGCGTTTTACAGCTTTGAACTTTCTTTCCCGGAGGGAAACCTGCAGGGGGTAATGTATGAACCCTGGCATTGGCGCTATGTAGGCGATAGTCATAGTCTGGAAACCTTCTTCAAAGCTCGCCCCAAAAAATAG